The following are encoded in a window of Sutcliffiella horikoshii genomic DNA:
- the asd gene encoding aspartate-semialdehyde dehydrogenase has protein sequence MSGLHVAVVGATGAVGQQMLHTLEERNFPIKKLTLLSSERSAGKKVLFKGEEVTIEVATPDKFEGVHIALFSAGGSVSKELAPEAAKRGAIVVDNTSYFRMDPNVPLVVPEVNEEDIKSHNGIIANPNCSTIQMVVALEPIRKSYGLTKVIVSTYQAVSGAGAAAIDELESQSQAILNKEAFTPSILPVKGDKKHYQIAFNAIPQIDKFEENGFTFEELKMINETKKIMHDQNLQVAATCVRLPVVTGHSESVYIEVEDENVTVQDMKALLEKAPGVVLQDNPAEQVYPMPADCVGSNDVFVGRIRKDLDNKKGFHLWIVSDNLLKGAAWNSVQIAESLVKLGVINR, from the coding sequence ATGAGTGGTTTACATGTAGCAGTAGTAGGCGCAACAGGAGCAGTAGGGCAGCAGATGCTTCATACATTAGAAGAAAGAAATTTCCCTATCAAGAAGCTTACGCTATTATCTTCGGAGCGCTCTGCAGGTAAAAAAGTATTATTCAAAGGGGAAGAAGTGACAATTGAAGTGGCAACACCTGATAAATTTGAGGGTGTTCATATAGCATTGTTCAGTGCAGGTGGAAGTGTTTCCAAGGAGCTTGCGCCTGAAGCGGCAAAGCGGGGAGCAATTGTGGTTGATAATACTAGCTACTTCCGTATGGATCCTAATGTGCCGTTGGTCGTACCAGAAGTAAATGAGGAAGACATCAAATCCCATAATGGCATCATTGCAAACCCGAATTGCTCGACGATTCAAATGGTAGTTGCATTAGAGCCGATTCGTAAATCATATGGTCTTACTAAGGTCATAGTCAGCACATATCAAGCTGTATCAGGAGCAGGTGCGGCGGCAATTGATGAGCTTGAGTCCCAATCACAGGCAATCTTAAACAAAGAAGCTTTCACACCAAGCATTCTACCTGTTAAAGGTGATAAAAAGCATTATCAAATTGCATTTAATGCCATTCCACAGATTGATAAGTTTGAAGAAAACGGTTTTACGTTTGAAGAATTAAAAATGATTAATGAAACAAAAAAAATCATGCATGACCAAAACTTACAGGTTGCTGCGACATGTGTACGCCTTCCGGTTGTAACAGGACATTCCGAGTCTGTATATATTGAAGTAGAAGACGAAAATGTGACTGTTCAAGATATGAAAGCGTTGCTTGAAAAAGCTCCTGGCGTTGTACTGCAAGACAATCCGGCAGAACAGGTTTACCCGATGCCTGCTGATTGTGTGGGCTCTAACGATGTGTTTGTCGGTAGAATCAGGAAGGACTTGGATAACAAAAAAGGGTTCCATTTATGGATTGTTTCCGACAACTTGCTAAAAGGTGCAGCCTGGAATTCCGTACAAATTGCTGAGAGCTTAGTGAAACTTGGTGTCATCAACCGATAA
- a CDS encoding YlmC/YmxH family sporulation protein — protein MRLSEMSGKEIVDVKRAERLGILGHTDLEINENTGEIRSLIIPSLKWFGLKKEGSDIRVPWNHIKKIGTDMIIIDIPEEEE, from the coding sequence ATGAGGTTAAGTGAAATGAGCGGAAAGGAAATTGTCGATGTGAAACGTGCAGAACGGTTAGGGATACTTGGTCATACGGATCTTGAGATCAACGAAAATACTGGTGAGATACGTTCGCTCATCATTCCTTCGTTGAAATGGTTCGGGTTGAAGAAGGAAGGCAGTGACATTCGTGTGCCGTGGAATCATATTAAAAAGATTGGAACAGATATGATTATTATAGATATACCGGAAGAGGAAGAATGA
- a CDS encoding DNA translocase FtsK: MSKRKKRQRKTKNRDEWKRTVTFEVMGLLLLAITCIAIAKLGMVGQTFVLLFRFFSGEWYMLMLLGLLLLSGYIIWKRELPTFFSRQLVGVYVIMMSVLLLSHVTLFRMLSRGGSFADPSVIGNTWELFWLEVNGETSTTDLGGGMMGAVLFALFHLLFDARGAQWIAMIFIVIGIILVTGKSLNDTVIKVAAGLFGFAKNQWVAFMEDMKGWKEDSNKRKKEKQAEEKKQKSEKKEKTEEVLVVEDTSEEIISPPIISSFNDRESEVNQVEAEPVASSSEDKEAGQEEAGELIAGPMAFTEVENKEYVLPSLDLLNKPIANHQTTEHENIYQNARKLEKTFASFGVKAKVTKVHLGPAVTKYEVYPDVGVKVSKIVNLSDDLALALAAKDIRIEAPIPGKSAIGIEVPNNEVAMVSLREVLDTKQAEKPDAKLLIGLGRDISGDSVVAELNKMPHLLVAGATGSGKSVCINGIITSILVRAKPHEVKMMMIDPKMVELNMYNGVPHLLAPVVTDPKKASQALKKVVNEMERRYELFSHTGTRNIEGYNDYIKRHNQDEEAKQPSLPYIVVIVDELADLMMVASSDVEDCITRLAQMARAAGIHLIIATQRPSVDVITGVIKANIPSRIAFSVSSQTDSRTILDMGGAEKLLGRGDMLFLPVGASKPIRVQGAFLSDEEVERIVDFVIEQQKAQYQEEMIPQDINEEVEDVNDDLYDDAVQLVLEMQTASVSMLQRRFRIGYTRAARLIDAMEVRGVVGPYEGSKPRTVLISGNQSEDVGS, from the coding sequence ATGTCAAAACGAAAAAAGAGACAAAGAAAAACCAAAAACCGGGATGAATGGAAACGCACGGTCACCTTTGAAGTGATGGGGCTGCTGTTGTTGGCCATTACATGTATAGCGATTGCCAAACTTGGTATGGTAGGACAAACCTTTGTTCTATTATTTCGTTTTTTTAGTGGAGAATGGTATATGCTTATGCTTCTTGGGTTATTGCTCTTGTCGGGCTATATCATCTGGAAAAGGGAGCTTCCTACCTTCTTCTCAAGGCAATTGGTTGGTGTGTACGTTATTATGATGTCTGTTTTATTACTTAGCCATGTTACGCTGTTCAGGATGTTGTCACGTGGAGGCTCATTTGCTGATCCATCCGTTATCGGCAATACATGGGAGCTTTTTTGGCTAGAAGTCAACGGAGAAACAAGTACAACAGACCTTGGCGGCGGAATGATGGGAGCGGTATTGTTTGCCCTGTTCCACCTGCTATTTGATGCAAGAGGCGCACAGTGGATTGCTATGATATTCATCGTGATAGGTATCATATTAGTCACTGGAAAATCCCTCAATGACACGGTAATCAAAGTTGCTGCAGGCTTATTCGGTTTTGCGAAAAATCAATGGGTTGCATTTATGGAAGATATGAAAGGTTGGAAAGAGGACAGCAATAAACGAAAAAAAGAGAAACAAGCAGAAGAGAAAAAGCAAAAATCAGAGAAAAAAGAAAAAACAGAAGAAGTCCTTGTTGTGGAAGATACTTCAGAAGAAATCATCTCTCCACCTATCATTTCGTCTTTTAACGACCGGGAGTCAGAAGTAAACCAGGTTGAAGCAGAACCTGTAGCATCTTCAAGTGAAGACAAAGAGGCTGGACAAGAAGAAGCCGGGGAGCTCATTGCGGGTCCTATGGCCTTTACTGAAGTAGAAAATAAGGAATATGTGCTTCCGTCTCTTGATCTTTTAAACAAGCCAATCGCGAATCATCAGACAACAGAGCATGAAAACATTTATCAGAACGCTAGAAAGTTAGAGAAGACGTTTGCTAGCTTTGGGGTAAAAGCTAAAGTAACGAAAGTTCATCTCGGTCCTGCTGTTACAAAATATGAAGTATATCCAGATGTCGGTGTTAAAGTCAGCAAGATTGTAAACTTAAGTGACGATTTGGCACTTGCACTGGCAGCCAAAGATATACGAATTGAAGCCCCAATACCGGGCAAGTCGGCTATTGGAATTGAAGTGCCAAATAATGAAGTTGCAATGGTATCCCTAAGAGAAGTTTTAGATACCAAACAGGCCGAAAAGCCGGATGCGAAGTTATTGATTGGCTTAGGCCGTGATATTTCTGGAGACTCTGTCGTGGCAGAGCTTAATAAAATGCCCCATCTTCTTGTGGCCGGTGCAACAGGTAGCGGTAAAAGTGTATGTATAAACGGAATAATCACTAGTATTTTAGTGCGTGCAAAGCCACATGAAGTAAAAATGATGATGATTGATCCTAAAATGGTAGAGTTGAATATGTATAATGGGGTACCACATCTTTTGGCACCAGTTGTAACGGATCCTAAGAAGGCCTCTCAAGCACTGAAGAAAGTGGTAAATGAGATGGAACGTCGTTATGAGCTTTTCTCCCACACGGGTACAAGAAATATCGAGGGGTATAATGACTACATAAAGAGACACAATCAGGATGAAGAAGCAAAACAGCCTTCCTTACCGTACATTGTGGTAATTGTAGATGAGCTTGCCGACTTAATGATGGTCGCTTCCTCCGATGTCGAAGACTGTATAACAAGGCTTGCCCAAATGGCTCGTGCAGCAGGGATCCACTTGATTATTGCTACACAGAGACCATCTGTTGATGTTATTACAGGGGTTATTAAAGCGAATATCCCATCTAGGATCGCCTTTAGCGTTTCGTCACAGACAGACTCTAGAACGATTTTGGATATGGGAGGAGCGGAAAAACTTCTTGGACGAGGGGACATGCTGTTTCTGCCGGTTGGTGCGTCCAAACCTATAAGGGTACAGGGTGCATTCCTATCTGATGAAGAGGTGGAGCGTATTGTGGACTTTGTCATCGAACAGCAGAAGGCCCAATATCAGGAGGAAATGATTCCTCAGGATATCAATGAAGAAGTGGAAGATGTGAATGATGATCTTTATGATGATGCTGTGCAGCTCGTACTAGAGATGCAAACTGCCTCTGTATCCATGCTTCAGCGTCGATTCCGGATAGGATACACAAGAGCTGCAAGGCTAATCGACGCCATGGAAGTAAGGGGAGTAGTTGGACCTTATGAGGGCAGCAAACCGCGAACGGTATTAATATCAGGAAATCAAAGTGAAGATGTGGGTTCAT
- the dpaA gene encoding dipicolinic acid synthetase subunit A → MLTGLHIAVIGGDARQLEVIRKLIELDAKLSLVGFDQLDHGFTGASKEQMNEVDFTTVHAIILPVPGTNLEGQVDTIFSNEKIVLTEELVKNTPEHCTIYSGITNPYLNQLVASTNRKLVQLFDRDDVAIYNAIPTVEGTIMMVIQHTDITIHNSKVAVLGLGRVGMSVARTFAALGANVRVGARKSEHIARIFEMGVTPFHLNDLAANVTDVDVCINTIPHPIVTSDVISKMPAHTLIIDLASKPGGTDFRYAEKRGIKALLAPGLPGIVAPKTAGQIVANVLSQLLKEEMEGRKGN, encoded by the coding sequence ATGCTGACCGGTTTGCACATAGCTGTCATTGGCGGTGATGCAAGGCAGCTGGAAGTGATACGTAAGCTTATTGAGCTGGACGCGAAGCTTTCGCTTGTAGGATTTGACCAACTAGATCACGGCTTTACAGGTGCTTCAAAGGAGCAAATGAATGAAGTGGATTTCACGACTGTCCATGCCATTATCCTTCCTGTTCCCGGCACAAATTTAGAGGGGCAGGTTGATACAATCTTCTCTAATGAAAAAATTGTGCTGACAGAGGAACTAGTCAAGAACACACCAGAGCACTGTACCATTTATTCCGGTATTACGAATCCTTATTTGAATCAATTGGTGGCAAGTACAAACAGGAAATTGGTTCAATTGTTTGATCGTGATGATGTTGCCATTTATAACGCAATCCCGACAGTGGAAGGTACCATTATGATGGTGATTCAACATACAGATATTACGATTCATAACTCCAAAGTGGCAGTGTTGGGATTAGGAAGAGTCGGTATGAGTGTAGCGCGTACTTTTGCCGCACTAGGTGCTAATGTACGTGTAGGTGCGAGAAAATCCGAACATATTGCCCGTATCTTTGAGATGGGCGTTACACCATTTCATCTAAATGATTTGGCTGCGAATGTTACAGATGTAGATGTGTGTATTAATACTATTCCACATCCTATCGTAACATCGGATGTAATCTCCAAAATGCCTGCTCACACTCTCATCATTGATCTGGCATCAAAACCAGGGGGAACTGATTTTCGATATGCCGAAAAAAGAGGAATTAAAGCATTATTAGCTCCAGGACTTCCAGGAATTGTTGCTCCGAAAACTGCGGGGCAGATCGTGGCGAATGTCTTGTCACAATTACTTAAAGAAGAAATGGAAGGGAGAAAGGGGAATTAA
- a CDS encoding ClpP family protease, whose translation MSDFTYQSSEQTQGEPNKQDAGKDSLVNKIQQLGQTNVAQMPSDSKIHCLTIVGQIEGHVQLPPQNKTTKYEHVIPQIVAIEQNPNIEGLLVILNTVGGDVEAGLAISEMLASLSKPTVSLVLGGGHSIGVPIAVSCDYSFIAETATMTIHPVRLTGLVIGVPQTFEYLDKMQDRVINFVTKNSGIPEEKFKELMLSKGNLTRDIGTNVVGADAVEYGLIDQVGGVGEAIRKLNEMVEAKNPNKTQEGKMLQ comes from the coding sequence ATGTCTGATTTTACATATCAATCATCAGAACAAACACAAGGGGAGCCAAACAAGCAGGATGCAGGGAAGGATTCCTTAGTCAATAAAATCCAGCAGCTTGGTCAAACGAATGTTGCCCAAATGCCATCTGACTCAAAAATTCATTGTCTTACCATAGTCGGTCAAATTGAGGGGCATGTCCAATTACCTCCTCAAAACAAAACAACCAAATACGAACATGTTATTCCTCAAATAGTTGCAATTGAGCAAAATCCAAATATTGAAGGCCTGCTAGTTATTTTAAATACGGTAGGTGGAGATGTCGAAGCGGGGTTGGCTATATCGGAAATGCTAGCTTCCTTGTCAAAACCAACCGTCTCACTCGTGCTTGGTGGCGGGCATTCCATCGGTGTACCTATTGCGGTCTCTTGTGATTATTCCTTTATTGCGGAAACTGCCACAATGACCATTCATCCTGTTCGATTGACAGGTTTGGTTATTGGAGTTCCCCAAACCTTTGAATACCTTGATAAAATGCAAGACAGGGTCATTAACTTTGTAACTAAAAATTCCGGTATTCCTGAAGAGAAATTCAAGGAGTTGATGCTCTCAAAAGGAAATCTCACCCGTGATATCGGAACGAATGTAGTTGGTGCAGATGCTGTGGAGTACGGGCTAATTGATCAAGTTGGTGGAGTTGGCGAAGCGATTCGAAAGCTCAATGAGATGGTAGAAGCAAAAAATCCAAATAAAACGCAAGAAGGGAAGATGTTGCAATGA
- a CDS encoding dipicolinate synthase subunit B has protein sequence MQLKGKRLGFGLTGSHCTYDAVIPEIQKLLDAGAEVRPVVTSTVQHTNTRFGQGEDWIKLIEDMTGFKVIDSIVKAEPLGPKIPLDCMIIAPLTGNSMSKLANALTDSPVLMAAKATLRNHNPVVLGISTNDALGLNGLNLMRLMATKNIYFIPYGQDAPDKKPNSMVARMSMLMPTVEHALEHKQIQPVIVERYKDDL, from the coding sequence ATGCAATTAAAAGGTAAACGGCTAGGTTTTGGTTTAACGGGATCTCATTGTACGTATGATGCAGTTATACCGGAGATACAAAAGCTACTTGATGCTGGTGCAGAAGTGAGGCCAGTAGTTACTTCGACCGTTCAACATACAAATACCAGATTTGGTCAAGGCGAAGATTGGATAAAACTGATTGAAGATATGACAGGATTTAAAGTAATAGATTCCATTGTAAAAGCAGAGCCGCTTGGACCGAAAATTCCATTGGATTGTATGATCATTGCCCCTTTAACTGGGAATTCAATGAGTAAATTAGCCAATGCACTTACAGATTCACCTGTACTAATGGCTGCAAAGGCAACACTAAGGAATCATAACCCGGTTGTTTTAGGGATATCAACAAATGATGCCCTTGGATTAAATGGATTAAATTTAATGAGATTAATGGCTACCAAAAATATATACTTTATTCCTTATGGGCAAGATGCACCAGATAAAAAACCAAATTCCATGGTTGCAAGAATGAGTATGCTCATGCCTACAGTGGAGCATGCATTAGAGCATAAGCAAATACAACCAGTCATCGTGGAAAGATATAAAGACGATTTATAA
- a CDS encoding ribonuclease J — protein MNTPQIEKLKVFALGGIGEIGKNMYVLEMEDSIYIMDTGVMIPEDGMLGIDMVIPDTTYLEDNKDKIQGVFLTHGHEEHMGGLAYILRKFKAPVYGTKFTLALAKELVNGLGSKEQVEFKEVDDTTVLELPQTTVTFFRTNHSIPDSVGICFHTSQGAIVHTGDFKFDQSQLSQNADLGKIAEIGNKGVLCVLSDSTNAEKPGYTVSESVVKQEIADVTYNAKGRVFAACLSTNVGRIQQIVQAAVDSNRKLVVVSHPTDRNFTIATELEYLNIPDDLLVPVNELGSLKDDNVVVLTIGTHSQLMSSLLKMAKGTHKHAQIKQQDIVMIAASPSPGTEVTVAKVIDKLYRAGAVVIYGQKKIHSSGHGCQEELKLMLNLLKPTYVIPIQGEFKMQRALSKVAESVGINKDNIFLLNKGEVVEFNKGTGKYAGKVYAGNVLIDGLGVGDIGNIVLRDRRLLSQDGIMVVVVSISKSQKRIIAGPEILSRGFVYVRESEELLDRANAIVTEILDNAVKEQVLEWSSLKLKIRESLNQHLYEKTRRRPMILPIIMEV, from the coding sequence GTGAATACACCACAGATAGAGAAACTTAAAGTGTTTGCCCTCGGGGGGATCGGGGAAATCGGTAAGAATATGTACGTTTTAGAAATGGAAGATTCGATTTATATCATGGACACAGGTGTCATGATTCCAGAAGACGGGATGCTTGGTATTGATATGGTAATACCAGATACCACTTATCTTGAAGATAACAAGGACAAGATTCAGGGTGTTTTCCTCACGCATGGCCATGAAGAACATATGGGCGGGCTTGCATACATCCTAAGGAAGTTTAAAGCTCCTGTATATGGTACTAAATTTACTTTGGCACTTGCAAAAGAACTTGTGAACGGGCTTGGATCTAAAGAACAAGTAGAGTTTAAAGAGGTAGATGATACCACTGTCTTAGAGTTACCTCAAACAACAGTGACCTTCTTCAGAACGAACCATAGCATTCCTGATTCTGTGGGTATATGCTTTCATACTTCACAAGGTGCAATCGTGCATACAGGTGACTTCAAATTTGATCAATCCCAGTTATCCCAGAATGCAGATTTGGGGAAAATTGCGGAAATAGGCAATAAAGGTGTTTTATGTGTTCTTTCAGATAGCACCAATGCAGAGAAGCCTGGGTATACGGTTTCCGAATCCGTTGTTAAACAAGAAATTGCAGATGTAACATATAATGCAAAGGGACGCGTATTTGCAGCATGCCTTTCCACTAACGTCGGACGTATTCAACAAATTGTTCAGGCAGCTGTAGACAGCAACAGAAAGCTTGTCGTTGTTTCTCATCCAACAGACCGAAACTTCACGATTGCAACAGAACTAGAATACTTAAACATACCGGATGACCTGCTTGTACCTGTTAATGAACTTGGTAGCCTAAAAGATGATAATGTAGTGGTCCTTACGATTGGGACGCATTCCCAACTTATGTCTTCTCTTTTAAAAATGGCCAAAGGCACTCATAAACATGCTCAGATAAAACAACAAGACATTGTTATGATTGCAGCTTCGCCCTCACCTGGGACAGAAGTAACGGTAGCTAAGGTGATAGACAAGCTATACCGCGCCGGTGCTGTTGTTATTTATGGTCAAAAGAAAATTCATTCCTCTGGTCACGGTTGTCAGGAAGAACTTAAGTTAATGTTGAACTTGCTTAAGCCAACGTATGTTATTCCAATCCAAGGGGAATTCAAAATGCAAAGAGCGCTCTCTAAAGTGGCAGAAAGCGTTGGAATTAATAAAGATAACATTTTCTTATTGAATAAAGGAGAAGTTGTTGAGTTTAACAAAGGTACTGGAAAATATGCTGGAAAAGTATATGCTGGAAATGTTTTAATAGACGGTCTTGGCGTCGGGGACATTGGAAATATCGTTTTAAGAGATCGTAGATTGTTGTCGCAAGACGGTATTATGGTGGTTGTCGTTTCCATCAGCAAGAGCCAAAAAAGAATTATTGCAGGTCCAGAAATTCTTTCAAGAGGTTTTGTATATGTAAGGGAGTCAGAGGAACTTCTAGACAGAGCAAATGCGATTGTGACAGAAATTCTCGACAATGCAGTAAAAGAACAAGTTCTCGAGTGGTCAAGCTTGAAACTGAAAATAAGAGAATCCCTCAATCAGCACTTATATGAAAAGACTAGACGTCGTCCAATGATCCTTCCGATCATCATGGAAGTATAA
- the dapG gene encoding aspartate kinase — protein MKIIVQKFGGTSVRDETSRHAAVKHIKKAVNDGYKVVVVVSAMGRKGEPYATDTLLNLVEKGKNNVSRREIDMLLSCGEIISSIVFSSLLQKEGISATALNGPQAGFRTNNDHTNARIIEMKCERLLEMLELHQVVVVAGFQGETKNGDISTIGRGGSDTSAAALGAALQAEWIDIFTDVEGVMTADPRIVKDASPLPVVTYNEICNMAYQGAKVIHPRAVEIAMQAKIPIRIRSTYSNSTGTLVTSLDRMGKGADVKDRLITGIAHVPNVTQIKVFAKEGNYGIQTEVFRAMANEQISVDFFNISPTSVVYTVTDEMSEKAINVLRKLGYEPKVNRHCAKVATVGAGMTGVPGVTSKIVTALSELGIQILQSADSHTTIWVLVKQEDMIKAVNALHKAFNLAKKQITIIHPTAEEGEKTVHD, from the coding sequence ATGAAAATTATAGTTCAAAAGTTTGGTGGAACGTCTGTAAGGGATGAAACCAGTAGACATGCTGCAGTCAAACATATAAAGAAAGCCGTGAATGATGGATACAAAGTAGTTGTTGTCGTATCCGCCATGGGAAGAAAAGGGGAGCCCTACGCAACAGACACCCTTTTGAACCTTGTGGAAAAAGGAAAGAACAACGTGTCTAGGCGCGAAATAGATATGCTTTTATCCTGTGGGGAAATTATCTCTTCCATTGTTTTCAGTAGCCTGTTGCAAAAAGAAGGAATTTCCGCAACAGCATTGAATGGTCCACAGGCCGGATTTCGAACCAATAATGACCACACAAATGCGCGTATCATTGAAATGAAATGTGAAAGACTTCTTGAAATGCTAGAATTGCATCAAGTGGTGGTTGTAGCAGGATTTCAAGGCGAAACGAAGAACGGAGATATTTCTACCATTGGGCGTGGAGGAAGTGATACTTCAGCTGCCGCATTAGGTGCAGCCCTTCAGGCAGAATGGATTGATATTTTTACAGATGTGGAAGGGGTCATGACCGCAGATCCGCGTATCGTCAAAGATGCTTCTCCATTGCCTGTTGTCACCTATAACGAAATATGTAACATGGCATATCAGGGCGCGAAAGTAATCCATCCGCGGGCCGTGGAAATTGCGATGCAAGCAAAGATTCCAATTCGTATCAGGTCGACGTATTCTAACTCAACTGGGACATTAGTCACCTCCCTTGATAGAATGGGTAAAGGTGCTGATGTGAAGGACCGCTTGATAACAGGGATAGCCCATGTACCGAATGTCACGCAAATAAAGGTATTTGCAAAAGAAGGAAATTATGGTATCCAAACAGAAGTCTTTCGAGCAATGGCAAATGAACAGATAAGCGTAGACTTTTTCAATATCTCCCCTACTAGTGTCGTCTATACCGTCACAGATGAGATGAGTGAAAAAGCGATAAATGTATTGCGAAAGTTGGGTTATGAGCCGAAAGTTAACCGCCACTGTGCAAAAGTTGCCACAGTTGGAGCAGGAATGACAGGCGTCCCAGGCGTAACATCAAAAATAGTGACGGCACTTTCAGAATTAGGCATACAGATTCTTCAATCCGCAGATAGTCACACTACAATCTGGGTACTTGTAAAACAGGAAGATATGATTAAAGCGGTGAATGCTTTACACAAGGCTTTCAATCTTGCAAAAAAACAAATAACGATCATACACCCAACCGCAGAAGAAGGAGAGAAAACAGTTCATGATTAA
- the dapA gene encoding 4-hydroxy-tetrahydrodipicolinate synthase: protein MINFGKVSTAMVTPFDNKGNIDFEKTTQLINYLIKNGTDSVVVAGTTGESPTLSTEEKLALFSHVVKIVDGRIPVIAGTGSNNTRASIDLTKKAEAAGVDAIMLVAPYYSKPSQEGLYQHFSTIASETTLPVMLYNIPGRSVVNMSVETIVRLSAIENIVAVKEASGNLDAMTEIIANTPDEFVLYSGDDGLTLPVLSIGGNGVVSVASHVLGNQMQEMIRSFETGEFASAAKQHQSLLPIMKGLFSAPSPSPVKTALQLKGMDVGGVRLPLVPLTEEERNTLTKLIETV from the coding sequence ATGATTAACTTTGGTAAAGTATCAACAGCTATGGTAACCCCTTTTGATAATAAAGGAAACATAGATTTTGAAAAAACAACACAATTGATTAACTATTTGATTAAAAACGGGACGGATTCCGTTGTTGTTGCCGGTACAACAGGAGAATCTCCTACACTATCAACAGAAGAAAAGCTTGCCCTTTTCTCCCATGTAGTAAAGATTGTCGATGGTAGAATTCCCGTAATAGCAGGAACAGGAAGCAATAATACCCGAGCATCTATTGACCTGACGAAAAAGGCGGAGGCTGCAGGTGTTGACGCCATCATGCTAGTGGCACCATATTACAGTAAGCCTAGTCAAGAGGGGCTTTATCAGCACTTCAGTACAATCGCATCTGAAACTACCCTGCCTGTCATGCTATACAATATTCCTGGCAGATCTGTTGTTAACATGTCAGTTGAAACCATTGTGCGCCTTTCTGCTATTGAAAATATCGTTGCAGTCAAGGAAGCAAGCGGTAACCTGGATGCCATGACGGAAATAATTGCAAATACACCGGATGAATTTGTCCTATACAGTGGGGATGACGGGTTAACCTTGCCGGTTCTTTCTATAGGAGGTAATGGTGTGGTTTCTGTAGCCTCACATGTTTTAGGGAATCAAATGCAAGAGATGATTCGTTCTTTTGAGACAGGAGAGTTTGCAAGTGCAGCTAAACAGCATCAATCGTTGCTGCCTATCATGAAGGGACTATTCAGTGCTCCGAGTCCTTCCCCAGTAAAAACAGCCCTGCAATTAAAGGGAATGGATGTCGGCGGTGTCAGACTACCGTTGGTGCCGTTAACAGAAGAAGAAAGAAATACGTTAACAAAACTTATAGAAACTGTTTAA
- a CDS encoding YlzJ-like family protein produces MILYTTMPQELIFPVENGEYEKQRVIDFNGVSLVVQQTEMNNYQIVRNLSTDPAHYLSSEYSPGQTINFP; encoded by the coding sequence ATGATTCTCTATACGACCATGCCGCAGGAATTGATCTTTCCAGTGGAAAATGGCGAATATGAAAAACAACGTGTGATTGATTTTAACGGCGTCTCCTTAGTTGTTCAACAAACAGAGATGAACAACTATCAGATTGTCCGAAATTTGAGCACAGACCCGGCACATTATCTTAGTAGCGAGTATTCTCCAGGTCAAACGATTAATTTTCCTTAA